A single Lactuca sativa cultivar Salinas chromosome 8, Lsat_Salinas_v11, whole genome shotgun sequence DNA region contains:
- the LOC111890402 gene encoding delta-aminolevulinic acid dehydratase, chloroplastic: MASSIVNMPLNVGTIRGLDCRTYGNLKNTLPIQSSPSTLPHRRMLVLKASINDGPMKKMGRSDAECEAAVVAGNIPEAPPVPATPSSPAGTPVVPSLDINRRPRRNRRSPVLRSAFQETSLSPANFVYPLFIHEGEEDTPIGAMPGCYRLGWRHGLLEEVAKARDVGVNSIVLFPKVPDALKTPTGDESYNDSGLVPRTIRLLKDKYPDLIIYTDVALDPYSSDGHDGIVREDGVIMNDETVHQLCKQAVSQARAGADVVSPSDMMDGRVGAIRSALDAEGFQNVSIMSYTAKYASSFYGPFREALDSNPRFGDKKTYQMNPANYREALIELRADESEGADILLVKPGLPYLDVIRLLRDNSPLPIAAYQVSGEYSMIKAGGVLKMIDEEKVMLESLMCLRRAGADIILTYFALQAARSLCGEK; encoded by the exons ATGGCTTCCTCTATAGTGAATATGCCATTGAATGTTGGAACAATTAGGGGTTTAGATTGCCGGACTTATGGAAATCTCAAAAATACCCTTCCGATTCAGTCATCACCTTCTACTTTGCCACATAGGCGTATGCTTGTATTAAAGGCTTCAATTAATGATGGACCCATGAAAAAGATGGGTAGGAGTGATGCCGAATGTGAAGCCGCTGTTGTTGCCGGAAACATCCCTGAAGCACCTCCAGTGCCAGCCACTCCTTCATCGCCAGCTGGCACTCCGGTGGTTCCTTCACTT GATATTAATAGAAGGCCACGTCGTAATCGAAGGTCACCAGTCTTGAGATCTGCATTCCAAGAAACAAGCTTATCCCCTGCAAATTTTGTATACCCTCTTTTTATTCATGAAG GCGAAGAGGACACACCAATTGGTGCCATGCCTGGTTGCTATAGGCTTGGATGGAGACATGGGCTTCTAGAAGAG GTGGCAAAGGCCCGTGATGTTGGGGTCAACAGTATTGTGCTTTTCCCAAAAGTTCCAGATGCATTAAAG ACTCCTACAGGAGATGAATCATATAATGATTCCGGATTAGTACCTCGAACAATTAGGTTGCTTAAAGACAAGTACCCTGATCTT ATCATCTACACTGATGTTGCTCTAGACCCGTATTCTTCAGATGGGCATGATGGTATTGTCAGAGAAGATG GAGTTATAATGAATGATGAGACTGTGCATCAGTTGTGTAAACAGGCTGTTTCACAG GCCCGTGCTGGAGCAGATGTGGTAAGCCCGAGTGACATGATGGATGGGCGTGTAGGGGCAATTCGGTCAGCTCTTGATGCTGAAGGCTTCCAGAATGTTTCTATCATGTCATATACTGCAAA GTATGCAAGCTCATTTTATGGTCCATTTCGAGAAGCTTTAGACTCAAATCCACGTTTTGGAGACAAGAAAAC TTACCAAATGAACCCTGCAAACTATCGAGAAGCGCTGATCGAATTGCGTGCAGATGAGTCTGAAGGGGCCGATATCCTTCTG GTAAAACCAGGCTTGCCATACTTAGATGTGATAAGGTTGCTCAGAGACAACTCTCCACTGCCAATCGCTGCATATCAG gttTCTGGAGAATACTCGATGATAAAAGCAGGGGGTGTTTTAAAAATGATTGATGAGGAAAAAGTAATGCTGGAATCACTCATGTGTCTGAGGCGTGCTGGGGCTGACATCATCCTCACGTATTTTGCATTACAAGCTGCACGATCCTTGTGTGGTGAAAAGTGA